In Rosa rugosa chromosome 4, drRosRugo1.1, whole genome shotgun sequence, the genomic stretch TTTGACTTGAAAATGTCTAGCACCTAGCAGAACTGCTATTGGACATCCTCTCTTGTCTGATCCCTGTAGAAACAGCTTGTTCTGTGCAATTTGATTTGGTACTTCTGAAGCAGAAATTGAACCATTAGGAGCAAAAGCTTGTCTCCATTTCAAGTACTTCAGGAACATGGCTGATGCCTGCTCTACATCTAAATCACGAGCACGTAGGAACCTTCTTAACATCAGATCATCCACTACCTGCACACAAATTACATTACACATTCACAATTAAACAAAGTGCTAATCAAGTTTTTGGTTCAGGTTTAGCTTTTCTTTATAAAGTATAGAATCAGATGAAAAAGATACAGGCTGAAACGAGCACAAGCAGGTAGCTTTCAtcattgattatagatcaataAAGTTGACCTGAAAATGATCCTTATATACTGTGATCTAGTTTCATTTATCTTCACTAGATTTATCTGTATTAACTATGAATTTGCATTAACTTGTATACAGCTAGCACCTTGGAGAAAGGATCTTTTGCTTCAACAAATGCTCTCATAAGACGAATTCTTCTCATCTCCTCCATTTCTTGAGTGCTGCTTTTCATCTCGTCGTTTCTATTTACCCTTGGTACCACTTTTTCTGCTTCATCTTTCATGGTTTTCTTGGACTCCAACTCGGGTATTATATCAGAAtccatggtttttttttttttcctctctctcacaAAAACGAAAACTGAGACCTTGACAGTGCTATATAGCTAGTTGCCGTTGAGGATGATTAGCTAGAAATGAAATTAATGAAGTATGTAATGACCtcaaaatttaataaaaaaaaaagaaaagaggcttTGAATTGTAACCAAGAAAACTTCGTGTTAGGTGGTTTTGAACAATTTCAGCTCCTTAGAACTTTATTTTGTAAATGTAATTAATGCTGAAGATGGCCATTTGGGTCCAATTTTAAAGCCCCTACTTAACTGCTAAGAACCTGACAAGTCATAAGAAATATGGATCATGATGCCTTTGCTGGGTTTTTCTACCAGTGTTTTTGCTTGACTTTTAGTTTTAGCCGTCTATTATAAACCTAAAGGTGTATGAGCAAAGAAACAGCAAATTAAGTACACTTTAAGTTGGAGCATATCAGAAAATTCCTAAGAGTGTATATTTTCTGAAATCTGAAGTTGTTGTAACTGTAATATAAGCATCATGAATGCATGATATACCTCTCTCACACAGAATTAATTTGGGTTGGTAGAAATAGGGTCATGCTATGTATATGCTTGCTTTAAGAACCgatcaaaattcaaaagtagAGTATGTAATGTCTGCTTGTATCAGAGAATTCAGAAACTACCGCATCTGACACTCAATGTGCAATTATGCATATCATTTCAGTACACAGATTCATGAGCTGGGAAGGACCTCACTTTAAAAGTAGGAGAAACCAAAGCTTTTATTAGTTACACCAATACACACACATGTGCACGTTTATGACTTATCATATCACACTAGAGGAAAATTGTTATATTAGTAGTTTGATTTACAATATTACAATTTCTCAGAACCCCATTGACCCCAAAGATCATAGAGGATTAAGTCAAAATAGAGTaattatgtataattaagaaGATTATGATATGTGATTATGTTTATTACCTTGGAGGAAGGATCCTGGGCTTCAACAAATGCTCTCATGAGAGGAGTTTTGGTCAGCTCGACCAATTCATTTCTGTTTTTCAGGTAATCATCTCTCTCTACTACTACATCTCTTGaagtttcttcttcctttgacTCTACTTT encodes the following:
- the LOC133742387 gene encoding uncharacterized protein LOC133742387 isoform X1 codes for the protein MDSDIIPELESKKTMKDEAEKVVPRVNRNDEMKSSTQEMEEMRRIRLMRAFVEAKDPFSKVVDDLMLRRFLRARDLDVEQASAMFLKYLKWRQAFAPNGSISASEVPNQIAQNKLFLQGSDKRGCPIAVLLGARHFQVKGGLKEFKRYVVYAFDKICARMPPGQEKFIFIGDLEGWGYSNSDIRAYLGAVSILQDYYPERLGKMFVVHVPFVFMTVWKIICPFIDNKTKEKIVFVENKMLKSTLLEEIDESQLPEKYGGKLTLVPI